A single Venturia canescens isolate UGA chromosome 1, ASM1945775v1, whole genome shotgun sequence DNA region contains:
- the LOC122415274 gene encoding free fatty acid receptor 4-like, which translates to MNSSYLLGEDEEWGPRYYFTYYSQFGDRKGASGVEVVVLAVTFVVAVGTNLGIAACVLRYKEMRTPTNLCLVNLAAADLLFSFGVPAVAYTRLTQSWRLGETVCRLLPYSQFVCGFVLLWTLTLISMDRHRCLAVAPYRSALTGSRVLAASLLTWIIGSLIFLPAAFWFRPKEVMGDVTICTLVFPRSDVVNISLCFTIPIIIVACLLPMVLLVYHYQRIFQRILDTRSRWAVSCVTQAQESGSGGRRDSELSVVGTLVPWAGRKLSSASVTGRQGRAGSLSQHEEVRLHKHLRVVRILLLNVVAVLVMWLPITTVMLLIYIDGRRPNEDTDFFLKSHHFIWALITAQLNTVINPLLYGVFSENFRACFAKLWGRNITNGATGSGERGSGGGGTGGATGTRKSARSFEALQDRLAASRSGGNVKNASRPSKKSSSCSIGSIIEVPASEKL; encoded by the exons ATGAATTCGTCGTATCTTCTTGGCGAGGACGAAGAATGGGGACCTCGTTATTACTTCACTTACTACAGCCAGTTTGGTGATCGAAAAGGAGCTAGCGGGGTCGAG gtCGTTGTCCTAGCTGTGACGTTCGTTGTAGCTGTTGGTACGAATCTTGGTATTGCAGCTTGCGTTTTACGCTACAAGGAAATGAGAACGCCCACGAATCTGTGCTTAGTTAATTTGGCTGCTGCAGATTTGCTCTTTTCGTTTGGTGTACCTGCGGTCGCCTACACCAGGCTGACCCAGTCTTGGCGTCTTGGTGAAACCGTATGCAGATTGCTACCATACTCACAG TTTGTGTGCGGTTTCGTGCTGCTATGGACACTGACACTGATATCAATGGACAGGCATCGATGTCTTGCAGTCGCTCCTTATAGAAGCGCTTTAACGGGCTCACGTGTACTCGCAGCGAGTTTGCTCACTTGGATCATTGGCAGCTTGATATTTCTACCAGCTGCTTTCTGGTTCAGGCCAAAG GAAGTTATGGGCGATGTGACGATTTGCACATTGGTTTTTCCGAGGAGCGACGTCGTCAACATATCACTTTGCTTCACAATTCCGATAATCATAGTCGCCTGCCTATTGCCAATGGTTCTTCTTGTTTATCATTATCAGAGAATCTTTCAGCGCATCCTCGACACGAGGAGCCGGTGGGCCGTTTCTTGTGTCACTCAA gcTCAAGAGTCCGGATCAGGCGGGCGAAGAGATTCCGAGCTTTCGGTGGTAGGTACATTGGTACCGTGGGCCGGAAGAAAATTATCATCGGCTTCGGTGACGGGTCGCCAAGGTAGAGCGGGGAGTTTGTCTCAACACGAAGAAGTTCGGCTGCACAAACACTTGCGAGTCGTTAGAATATTACTATTGAACGTGGTTGCTGTGCTCGTAATGTGGTTACCGATAACAACGGTGATGTTACTGATTTACATAGACGGTCGTAGGCCCAACGAGGATAccgattttttcttgaaatctcATCACTTCATTTGGGCCCTGATAACTGCTCAGCTCAACACCGTTATTAATCCGTTGCTTTACGGagttttttccgaaaattttcgCGCCTGTTTCGCCAAACTTTGGGGCCGCAACATTACGAATGGCGCGACAGGAAGTGGCGAACGAGGAAGTGGCGGCGGTGGAACAGGCGGCGCCACTGGCACGAGAAAAAGCGCGAGATCGTTCGAGGCACTGCAGGACCGATTGGCCGCTTCGAGGAGCGGCGGGAATGTTAAAAATGCATCGAGACCCAGTAAAAAGAGCTCGAGTTGCAGCATCGGTAGTATAATCGAAGTACCAGCCTCGGAAAAACTTTAA
- the LOC122415188 gene encoding uncharacterized protein, translated as MSITAEFVPTNFEILDFYAEEMCFAWTKDEFVIFPYGKPLPTSPLPTHRAPREIKGFRCFSGRVFVICNPYGIYKFRKIFKLITLSSDGLSHGPHYYEVFVPENKWLLSSNKLTKMNRKLFKLQPLPNGTYNLQDLILNAKNSELSLRQAIYSDENCIENISIVVNNKRVFSVTSSETLLIHQSEHEILQIVGIFRCEVIAGFILVMHESAVLAYVKGGKLVFDKVYLGGNVQDLCAGMNNGLENSIWLVHIDDTGIHYWLKSINENTFRKIKMEYRRFVAIRNYKCKLVICLTVSGQLVEFSVDTLKAAEQEEFVGLKSEMLKGTEEIMNAICARAKELQNWNETLLQEQEKLKKINIYSHKQKIACLPDIRVERIAGREFVRIKFDVAMPLNSYVAVALVTDKRVIYCIKLVKDTETTLDLSLNNEKFDESTTIQIDFVTLVEESKVWYVIRDYIKSPKTPNHAQVPNNKIKFINAKLAALRNLTNKNGITMKKLCAFKKTIRKELSHF; from the exons ATGTCAATTACTGCAGAGTTTGTGCCCACTAATTTTGAGAttctcgatttttatgccGAGGAAATGTGTTTCGCTTGGACGAAGGATGAATTCGTAATATTTCCGTATGGCAAGCCATTACCAACTTCACCGCTTCCGACTCATCGTGCACCGCGTGAAATTAAAGGTTTCAGATGTTTCAGTGGCAGAGTCTTTGTGATCTGCAACCCCTACGGAATTTACAAATTCcgtaaaattttcaagctCATCACGTTAAGTTCTGATGGCTTATCGCATGGTCCACATTATTATGAGGTTTTTGTACCTGAAAACAAATGGCTACTTTCCTCTAACAAATTAACCAAAATGAACAGGAAATTGTTCAAACTCCAGCCGCTACCGAATGGAACTTATAATTTACAAGACCTAATACTCAATGCTAAAAATTCCGAATTGAGTCTTCGGCAAGCTATCTACTCTGATGAAAATTGTATCGAGAATATTAGCATTGTTGTTAATAACAAAAGAGTCTTCAGTGTAACCAGCAGTGAAACACTACTCATACATCAAAGCGAACACGAAATTCTTCAAATTGTAGGAATTTTCAGATGTGAAGTCATCGCCGGTTTTATACTCGTTATGCACGAATCTGCTGTCTTAGCTTACGTGAAGGGAGGAAAACTAGTGTTTGACAAG GTATATCTAGGAGGCAACGTCCAGGACTTATGTGCCGGAATGAACAACGGCTTAGAGAATTCTATATGGCTGGTGCACATAGATGACACAGGGATTCACTACTGGCTCAAGTCGATAAATGAGAACACATTCCGCAAGATAAAAATGGAATACCGGAGATTTGTAGCAATCCGAAATTACAAATGCAAGTTGGTGATATGTCTTACTGTCTCGGGCCAACTTGTGGAATTCAGTGTGGACACATTAAAAGCAGCGGAACAGGAAGAATTCGTTGGTCTGAAGTCAGAAATGCTGAAAGGTACAGAAGAGATAATGAATGCAATATGTGCTAGAGCAAAAGAGTTGCAAAATTGGAACGAGACGTTGCTTCAAGAACAAGAAAAACTCAAAAAGATCAATATTTATTcgcacaaacaaaaaatcgcGTGTTTGCCAGATATTCGTGTCGAACGAATCGCTGGACGAGAATTCGtcagaataaaatttgacgttGCAATGCCTTTAAATAGTTACGTAGCTGTGGCTCTTGTCACTGACAAACGAGTTATCTATTGCATAAAATTGGTTAAAGACACAGAAACTACTCTTGATTTGAgtttgaacaatgaaaaattcgatgagAGTACAACGAttcaaattgattttgttACTCTCGTCGAAGAATCGAAAGTCTGGTACGTAATCAGAGACTACATTAAAAGTCCAAAAACTCCCAACCATGCACAAGTGCCTAAcaacaaaattaaatttataaacGCGAAACTCGCAGCTCTGCGCAATTTGACTAATAAAAACGGTatcacaatgaaaaaactttgtgcttttaaaaaaacaattcgcaAAGAGCTCAGTCACTTCTGA
- the prel gene encoding PRELI domain-containing protein 1, mitochondrial isoform X1 → MVKYYENTTVFQFNWSQVAQGFWQRYPNPHSSHVLSEDTISREVRDGKLYSKRLLLKTNRVPKWGERFISKNVVKIVEETVVDPKAKMLTSYTRNLGYTKVMSVIEKVVYRVSEENSEWTVAHRSAWIDSSVFGFSRAIQAFGLDRFKKNCAKMTGGFNYVLAHMFPSTAAYMNPTLSQMGFFDQNSSLSGKLQDELSMVKLSHAAEDLQHSLHDKAEKMKDAAKKATDLAKKKAGPMYAACQPNQS, encoded by the exons ATGGTAAAGTATTATGAGAACACAACCGTATTCCAATTCAATTGGAGTCAAGTTGCTCAAGGATTTTGGCAGCGATATCCTAATCCGCACAG TTCACATGTTCTTTCGGAGGACACGATATCTAGAGAGGTGAGAGATGGAAAACTGTACTCAAAACGGCTGCTATTAAAAACTAATAGAGTACCAAAATGGGGTGAAAgatttataagcaaaaacgtTGTTAAAATCGTTGAGGAGACTGTAGTTGATCCCAAAGCTAAGATGTTGACGTCTTATACTAGAAATCTTGGCTACACCAAAGTTATG agTGTAATTGAGAAAGTGGTGTATCGAGTATCCGAGGAAAATTCAGAATGGACGGTAGCACATAGATCGGCATGGATTGATAGTTCAGTGTTTGGTTTTAGCCGAGCGATACAAGCTTTTGGTCTGGATAGGTTTaagaaaaattgtgcaaagATGACCGGTGGCTTTAACTATGTATTAGCTCATATGTTTCCTTCGACAGCAGCCTACATGAATCCAACATTATCACAAATGGGTTTCTTCGATCAG AACTCGTCATTAAGCGGCAAACTCCAA GACGAACTATCCATGGTTAAATTGAGTCATGCAGCAGAAGATTTGCAACATTCGTTGCACGACAAGgctgagaaaatgaaagacgCAGCTAAGAAAGCGACGGACTTGGCGAAGAAGAAAGCTGGACCTATGTACGCGGCATGTCAGCCGAATCAATCGTAA
- the prel gene encoding PRELI domain-containing protein 1, mitochondrial isoform X2 produces the protein MVKYYENTTVFQFNWSQVAQGFWQRYPNPHSSHVLSEDTISREVRDGKLYSKRLLLKTNRVPKWGERFISKNVVKIVEETVVDPKAKMLTSYTRNLGYTKVMSVIEKVVYRVSEENSEWTVAHRSAWIDSSVFGFSRAIQAFGLDRFKKNCAKMTGGFNYVLAHMFPSTAAYMNPTLSQMGFFDQDELSMVKLSHAAEDLQHSLHDKAEKMKDAAKKATDLAKKKAGPMYAACQPNQS, from the exons ATGGTAAAGTATTATGAGAACACAACCGTATTCCAATTCAATTGGAGTCAAGTTGCTCAAGGATTTTGGCAGCGATATCCTAATCCGCACAG TTCACATGTTCTTTCGGAGGACACGATATCTAGAGAGGTGAGAGATGGAAAACTGTACTCAAAACGGCTGCTATTAAAAACTAATAGAGTACCAAAATGGGGTGAAAgatttataagcaaaaacgtTGTTAAAATCGTTGAGGAGACTGTAGTTGATCCCAAAGCTAAGATGTTGACGTCTTATACTAGAAATCTTGGCTACACCAAAGTTATG agTGTAATTGAGAAAGTGGTGTATCGAGTATCCGAGGAAAATTCAGAATGGACGGTAGCACATAGATCGGCATGGATTGATAGTTCAGTGTTTGGTTTTAGCCGAGCGATACAAGCTTTTGGTCTGGATAGGTTTaagaaaaattgtgcaaagATGACCGGTGGCTTTAACTATGTATTAGCTCATATGTTTCCTTCGACAGCAGCCTACATGAATCCAACATTATCACAAATGGGTTTCTTCGATCAG GACGAACTATCCATGGTTAAATTGAGTCATGCAGCAGAAGATTTGCAACATTCGTTGCACGACAAGgctgagaaaatgaaagacgCAGCTAAGAAAGCGACGGACTTGGCGAAGAAGAAAGCTGGACCTATGTACGCGGCATGTCAGCCGAATCAATCGTAA